The genomic region ACATACTGATTGCGCCCAAACTGCGAGCAGGACAGGAGCTGGATGCAAATCTCATACATAAAATTTATAAATCGAGAGCCCTATACATCAGACCATCAAAACCAATTTTGGTACATTATTTGACTTTTAAATGAATCTACATAGCACTGTACAGTAATAATATGAAGACCAGAAATTGGTGCATAAACAACCTTTGAACTTTCTCAtctctgttctttttaaacttgcctttcACCTTTTGTAGTTGGATAGAATAGTACCAAGTTAatgttcctttttaaaaatgttaatccTAAGCTCTGGTATTGACTAAatttacagctgctctgttgggCTGTTTGTGAATTATAGAACGTAAGACTACTGCTGTTCAGGAGATGTGTTACAATTTTGTCTGCCTAGTATGTCAAAGTAATTGTGAGAAAGATCTATTAACTCTTGAAATTTCtcaccctatggtagctgggataggctccaaccaCCCCACCTCTGATAAGAATAAGCAGAAGAGGTTGGATATATGGTATTTAATgttcaaattcaatatatgtgaattattataattattattttatttctaaggATGATATTACAAGCTACAGCAGTGAGGAAAACTGTGAAGAAAACCCTGTTTCATCAAGGCAGCTGCGCTCATCATCTTCAGACAGTTTTACCAGTTCAACAGCTGCCTTCCAACCAATCTCTGCTCCGACGCAATCTCCTGCCTCATCAGTTTGTAATGGAACATTATTAACGGAAACTCCTGCCTTGACCCATGAAAGTAGTATCTCACACAAGTACAGCAGCGCTTCAACAAACATTTCCTTCAGCCAGTTACCAGTGTCTTCATTGGAAATCTACCCTTCCACTAGTCAGCCTTCTACCTCATCATCTGCATCTTTAAGTGATCCAGTTCTGGTCCTGACGTGCCGAAATACCTCAAGCTCACCCTACCAGACCAGGAATCCAGAGAATCATTGTTCAGCATTACCCTGTACATCAACACACAGTCAATCTGTAAACTACGATAACTACCTTTCAATCATGACTCCACTATCTGACATGTCTTCTGATGATGAGGAACTTAACCAGGCTATACTAGCAAGCCTGCAGAGCGAAAGGTTAGTTTCAAATACAAATGTTTTACAGTAGCCAATTAAACACACCATATTTGTTGCAATCCAATACTGTAACCAGTGTTGTGAAGGAGTGTAATCCATCCTCagatatttatatgcatatatgatatttatatttgctgttaacaaaacagttttttgaatAATGTCTACAGAGTCAAATGATAATGCTGTAATGCtggcaaattttattttatttgaaataggCAGCGAATTTTTAACAGAGCCTATCTGACAATGAAGTGAAATTTACTTATTGTTATTTACTTATTGTGCATTGAAactatttttctttgctctaGTGCTTTCTAGTTCTCCAAAACATATAAACAATACAAAAAGCCACTGAGCAATATACTCCTTTGTACATTTTGCTTATGATTATGATAATTTCCTTTAGGGATTATTAAAGTatgctgattctgattttgaCAAAACTTTGTATGTCCTTGTAGCCcttgtatgtgaatgtttttactgatgttcttttcaatattttttcttttttttttttttttcttttttttaatcctacagGACTTCAAGTTGTTTGGTATCAGCAAAAGATATTTTGGAGGAACTTTCTGCAAAAGTAAACCAACAGAAGAAATGCAAGTTCAACATTAATAGATCAACAGTCCTGGATGGAGCAATTAGAGGTTTTAAACGAGCAACATATGATCCATGCCACACAATTTCTGTCAGGTTTTCTGACGATATGGGAGTACCTGAAGAGGCTGTTGACTTGGGTGGACCAAGAAGAGAATTTCTAAGACTTCTGATCGAAGCTTTGCCCCTGTCTCCAATGTTTGAGGGTGAAGAAGGCAAAATGAACTTGGCGCTTGATAGTGCTGGTATGTATTGATTTTAGGCTGATATCCCTGGagtaatgcaataaaaaaatcatttttatgaaGTTCTTGTCAAGCGCTTTCATGCATCTATTGACatgtaatgtttttcattatttctaGCCATGAGGGAGGACAGGTACTTCATTGCaggcagagccattgcagtaAGCCTTGTACATGGTGGTCCACCAGCAGGCTTTCTGTCCCCAACACTCTTCTCTTGCCTTGTTGATGGCCCAGATTTGGCTAAACCAGTTTTAGAAGATGTTGCCGATAGTGACCTGCgtgaaaaaattaaaagggtAAAACTGATTTGTCAGTTGTTGGATAATGTTTTAGTATTGTGTGCATTTCGTTCTACTCCATGTATTAATTGGGGCccattaattttttatttttttatttgaaggtTAAAGAGTGTAAATCCTTTGAAGATCTGATAGTAGCAACTGAGCCACTTCAGGAATACTTAGCCAATGCTGGCTGCCTGAGGCCGCTACGGAGGCTGGAAGACAAGGATCTGCTTATACATGACATTATCATGTTCCAAGTAATACACAGAGTCCGTGGTCCATCTGAaaggtatgtatgtatgtatttattgttgTCCAATAAGTAACTCAAACCCATGCAGATTGCCTTGTATTCTGGGAATTTTGTGTggcatttctttatgtgtagGTACACCATGCCTCCAAAGGTGACAGCATCACATGAAAAATGCAGATTTGGGACATACACTTTTGATGATGTGAATAATCTGAAGTAAAAATTATTGTATATATAAATTCATATGTTTTAGATTATACTTCTTGGatccattcatttttgatgtgatTTGTGATTTTAAAGGTAATTCTGATTATCATTTAGATTTCAGGATGGACTATGGACACTTGAGGTGCTGGACAAAATCCAAGCTCACCCAGAGAGTTTTCGCACCCTTCTATGCTGGTCACCTTCAGTGCTTACAGCTGACCTTCTTGACAGCCTCTTTACCATCTGCCTTTCTCCAGCTGGGAGCAATAAAAGGCATGCTGAAGCAGTTGTCATTAGTTTCTGGAGAGACTACCTAACAGATGCAGAAGGTAAATTTAGCGTTTTAAGCATTGTGTGTTCAATTTATAATGCAGTGCATCTTTTCATTGAATCAGTTAAAAGTAGAAAtgcttgctgtgtttttttttgtctttaatgcCATTTTTGACAGTATTGCTTTTCCTTTAGATCAAGACGGAACACAGAAGCTGGGGACAATTCTTGCCTTCGCCACTGGAGCCAACACTGTTCCACCAATTGGCTTCTCTCCACAACCGTCCATTGAATTTCTTCACCAAGAGCCTGATGCACAAGCCATGTCTAAACTACCCATTGCAAACACGTGCATCAATTGTTTAAAGTTACCACTTCATACCTCTTACAAAGACTTTCAGGAGAATATGGACTTTGCATTAGGTAATACACATGGTTTTGGAATAGCTTAATTCCTGGTCAGGTTAGTATGCTAATCTGAGTTTTGCACTCAGTTAAATTAATGAGTGTCGACCATTAAGTAATTCtaagggtgggggtgggggggttgttttgAATATCATTGCATTTTCTTTCCCAGAAATCAAACAAATGTTCAAAATGTTCCACCTAAAACACCAATTAACACACTTGAGACCAAGCTGAATTTACTTTATGTTgccatatttcatatttcaccCACCTATTTTGTGATTGGAGgctctgtttttgcattgacCTTTTaacaaatgttcatttgcttcaaGTCTATTTGCTTGTCAGGGTACCATTCTACAAGTATACAATAGTTATATATACTAacataattcaataataattTTTTCATTGCATTAATGTATGTGCAttgtgattatttttgttttctagcTTTGTActtgtttgttgcttttattctcTGGTGTTCTTCAATATTGTTTATCTGACACTTCTATTCTATTTGATCAGTGATCCATGTTTGATGTATTTACTGACTgtattaatgttaatgttatcAGTTTGAGTCATCTTGTTCCAAGACAATACATCTGGTGATTGTGATGACCAAAAACCTCAATAAAATGTGGTTgaacaaatttattttttcttttaacaaggtgttttaaaacaaaacatggttGTAAAATCTCAACAGACTCACATAATACAACTCATAAATTCTTTAAAATTGTATACAAACTGTCAACATGCATGTAAAGGTTGATAGTAGCATTCTTGAAATTTAAAGCTGTGACTAAACTTCTAATAATACTGAACTAACAACAGTCTTGGCACTGTATTCTTTTTAAGCTGCACAACCACAATTACAGTAAATGAAATTTCTCCAGAGGCCTTATTGATATTTTAGGATTGTCTCTCAAGAAAACGAACAAGGTTGCAAAATAAATCTATACCGTTATTGCCATCATCTTCAAATGGATCAAAGGTCTGTTGAAGTGTAACCATCATGGTGTCACTGATGGAAATGTTAATTGATGGAACAACGATATTATTGTTTGTCTCCAGCTCTGGCAGTGGTCTGCATTCATCAATACcaaagtcattttcacaaatacCATTCATATTTGGGTTATGTATTCCTGCATCGTTGATAATGCCCCTTTGCCACAGCTGAAGAGGGGTTTGCCCTCCTTGTGTTGAAAGTCCATGGTTATTCCACTGGTTCTGAAATTCTGTGGCAGCTCTTTGAATACGTGGCAAATATATATaatgaagacaaaataaatgGACCTCATTAAGTGAATCTAATACACCATGCTCCTCCATAAAATTGAAAAGATTAACAAAATGATATGAGACCACTcgatttaatttttaattaaatttaatttgttccacttttaacagtaatacacaaaactctggactcggacctctctctcccacagtcaacacaatacccgtcataatcacaaacagagagcaacagaattaTCATAAATCCAGTAActccaaaaacattaataacctcCGGCCTcttcaaaaatatcaacatcCATTCAACTCTATTGTCAATAATCCACCAGTCTCAATCAGTATGGCACTTTTAAATGTCCGCTCTCTGTCGAACaagtcttttattattaatgatttaattttagataataaacttgactgtttatttttaactgaaacatggcTGGGTTCGGATGCACCAGTTGTTCTCACTGAGGCCTCCCCaccaaattttaatttctctttttctattagACGTGGTAAGAGAGGTGGTGGGACTGCATCTTTAGCCAAcaacacactcaccaccaaacaaattttatttgataATTTTACCACTTTTGAATTCCACGctattgttttcagcagcccTCCAGTTTTATCTGTCACAATTTATAGACCACCTAAAGACAGCGCTGCTTTTATCAAGGAATTCTcagaatttttaacaaacatacaTTCAAAATATAATATGATAGTTTTAACCGGTGATTTTAACCTGCACATAGATAATCCTTCTGACCCTGCAACAAAAGAATTCTTAAACGTTcttcactgtttggattttatccAGCACGTCACGCAGCCGActcacaacagaggacacactctggacCTGGTCTTCACCCATGGGCTGTCCACCagcgtgtcctctgttgttgacttggctgtctctgaccactactgtgtgttttttaacatcaccggTTTTATTCAGCGGGAGACCTCGGTGCGAACTGTGAGGAGGCGCTATCtaacctctgaagtggctgcaaattTTACCAGGGTTTTAGTCAAATGCCCCCCTGTGATTTTACCTGCACCCTGCGAtttgatttttagttattttaacagcaaactgaagaaaagccttgactccgttgctccactcaccaccaaaaagattaacgtaaaacatgcatcaccctggagaaacaaagaagtcaaaaaactcaaaagaaattgcagggcagcagaaaggagatggaggaaaaataaaaatactatcaaccatcaaatattttccgagcaacttaaaatgtacaataatacattaaggaagtcaagaaattcatacttcgccaaaataatcagtattaacaaaaataatcccaaggtcctcttttccaccatagatcatttatttaaccctgattttaaaagctccaaaagaacccccacagactcactctgtgagcagtttgcagaccacttcaggggaaagatcagcgccatcagatctgatattttatctaatcgcgatatgattgtaaacacatctgagggctcgattgtacctgaggagacactggacagctttgtcctggttaatgctgagaaccttcagaaagttttctccacagtgagacccaccacatgtcttttagatccaattccttcttcactctttaaaacactttatggattttttgaggctgagcttttatacatgatgaattgctctcttcagttgggtgtcttccctgctgcctttaaaacggcgtgtgtgaggccccttctgaagaacagcaatttggattgtaatgattttaataactacagacctgtatccaacttaccatttttaagtaaagtcttagaaaaacttgtttttactcagattactgattttctgaatgatagacagatcctggagatattccagtctggatttagggagaaccacagcacagagactgctctcctaaaggttttaaatgatcttagatgtaactgggacgcccaaaagctctcagtcctggtgctactggatctaagcgcagcctttgatacagtagaccacgctattcttttaaacagactaaaacacatggtgggcctctctg from Astatotilapia calliptera chromosome 23, fAstCal1.2, whole genome shotgun sequence harbors:
- the LOC113015838 gene encoding uncharacterized protein LOC113015838 encodes the protein MEGGEETRVLQQAVGLLRNILSSPETVTSLSSSLDRDRTGSTAPSVTHSTVESEMRELFRPANTRVSSTSQVATRSSTGVGQSLRYQTQKHFGNWNCRSRKRAKTHYHDTFNKVVILLPRPSSSVVVKHRTKQHLHEQGHILNGFEFQKSWDQKTVSEQIRDAFGDKLSIDVSLEFLMACGNILIAPKLRAGQELDANLIHKIYKSRALYIRPSKPILDDITSYSSEENCEENPVSSRQLRSSSSDSFTSSTAAFQPISAPTQSPASSVCNGTLLTETPALTHESSISHKYSSASTNISFSQLPVSSLEIYPSTSQPSTSSSASLSDPVLVLTCRNTSSSPYQTRNPENHCSALPCTSTHSQSVNYDNYLSIMTPLSDMSSDDEELNQAILASLQSERTSSCLVSAKDILEELSAKVNQQKKCKFNINRSTVLDGAIRGFKRATYDPCHTISVRFSDDMGVPEEAVDLGGPRREFLRLLIEALPLSPMFEGEEGKMNLALDSAAMREDRYFIAGRAIAVSLVHGGPPAGFLSPTLFSCLVDGPDLAKPVLEDVADSDLREKIKRVKECKSFEDLIVATEPLQEYLANAGCLRPLRRLEDKDLLIHDIIMFQVIHRVRGPSERFQDGLWTLEVLDKIQAHPESFRTLLCWSPSVLTADLLDSLFTICLSPAGSNKRHAEAVVISFWRDYLTDAEDQDGTQKLGTILAFATGANTVPPIGFSPQPSGSEILWQLFEYVANIYNEDKINGPH